The segment CAAACTTGCCCTGGACGGCGCATAAAATAATCAAGTAAGCGATATTCTTTACTCGTAAGTGTTAGTGGTTTATCGGCTCGCGTGACCTCGTGAGTTGCCGGATCCAAAATTAAATCAGAAATTTGTAAAACTGATCTTTTAACCGTTTTTTCCCGGCGAAGCAGTGCCCTGATTCTTGCTAGAAGTTCGCCGAAAGCAAAAGGTTTAACAATATAATCATCAGCACCTTGATCAAGCCCCCTGATACGATCTTCGATCGTATCGCGCGCGGTAAGCATTATAACTGGCGCGTCAATTTTTTTATCTCTAATTTCTTTACAAACTTCAATGCCATCTTTTTTGGGCAACATCAGATCGAGAATAATCAAATCATAATCATTCACGCCCAATTTGTTTAAGGCTTCTTCCCCATCATAAGCCACGTCAACTGTGTAATGCTCCATTTCAAGACCTCTCTGGATAAAACGCGTTATTTTATACTCGTCTTCTACTACTAAAATGGTCATATTTTTCTCCTTTAGTGAAATGAAATTCACTTTAATTTATTTAAATTTAGAGAAAAACTCTAAATAT is part of the Patescibacteria group bacterium genome and harbors:
- a CDS encoding response regulator transcription factor; the encoded protein is MTILVVEDEYKITRFIQRGLEMEHYTVDVAYDGEEALNKLGVNDYDLIILDLMLPKKDGIEVCKEIRDKKIDAPVIMLTARDTIEDRIRGLDQGADDYIVKPFAFGELLARIRALLRREKTVKRSVLQISDLILDPATHEVTRADKPLTLTSKEYRLLDYFMRRPGQVCTRTMIGEHIWGYNFVDSSNVIDVSVSNLRKKIDGDFPLQLIKTVRNVGYKIIQEPR